From the genome of Deinococcus sp. AJ005, one region includes:
- a CDS encoding AbrB/MazE/SpoVT family DNA-binding domain-containing protein, protein MTSVTAKITSKGQVTLPREIRERLGVGSGDRVRFELENGVVVLYPQLNTPSFTEMIGTAPLAAGQTARSFVEDMRHDAADRTTLDAGPPHPNITVLESLPESH, encoded by the coding sequence ATGACTTCCGTCACCGCCAAGATCACGAGCAAGGGACAGGTCACGTTGCCGCGTGAGATTCGGGAACGGCTGGGCGTGGGCAGCGGCGACAGGGTGCGCTTTGAACTGGAAAACGGCGTGGTGGTCCTGTATCCCCAGCTCAACACGCCCAGCTTCACGGAAATGATCGGCACTGCGCCGCTTGCAGCAGGTCAGACCGCCCGGAGCTTCGTGGAGGACATGCGACATGACGCCGCAGACCGCACCACTCTGGACGCTGGCCCGCCGCATCCCAACATCACGGTGTTGGAGAGCTTGCCGGAATCACATTGA
- a CDS encoding GNAT family N-acetyltransferase — translation MEWTHRPYRDEKDFLALLAFLSDCNAAAPTAGYIQPGDLGWWLGQNEVLNPPDCVEIFEDSVGRVLGFVFSDPPTWAVIQASPGSSDALLDDMLTHSRARAGDPELTVWTFEGDASLIAALKRHSFIRTDKRTVQFEYRSAQQGLPELPKLPVGFSFTAISDSSQLKTARVKLHRAVWHPSQVTASAYEHLRASPAYDLELDVALVGSDGQLVAYALGWIDPKTRTGVMEPVGTHPDHRGQGLGRMVVQEVNRRLAERGAERIIIRTPESNVGACRLYASAGFQNIGYIYDYSR, via the coding sequence ATGGAATGGACCCACCGCCCGTACCGTGACGAAAAGGATTTCCTGGCGCTGCTGGCCTTTCTGAGTGACTGCAACGCGGCGGCTCCCACTGCCGGATATATCCAGCCGGGCGACCTGGGCTGGTGGCTGGGGCAAAATGAGGTTCTGAATCCGCCGGATTGTGTTGAGATTTTTGAGGACAGCGTGGGCCGGGTGTTGGGTTTCGTCTTCAGCGATCCACCCACCTGGGCGGTAATTCAGGCGTCGCCCGGAAGTTCTGACGCCCTGCTAGACGACATGTTGACCCATTCACGCGCAAGGGCTGGGGACCCAGAGCTGACGGTCTGGACATTTGAAGGCGACGCATCTCTGATTGCTGCCCTGAAGCGTCACAGCTTCATCCGCACCGATAAACGGACAGTGCAATTCGAGTACCGGTCCGCTCAGCAGGGCCTCCCAGAGCTTCCTAAACTGCCAGTGGGCTTCTCGTTCACTGCCATTTCAGATAGTTCCCAACTCAAAACCGCACGGGTAAAGCTGCACCGGGCCGTGTGGCATCCTTCGCAGGTCACGGCGTCGGCTTACGAACATCTGCGTGCCTCGCCCGCCTACGATTTAGAACTGGACGTGGCGCTGGTGGGTTCAGATGGGCAACTCGTTGCCTACGCGCTGGGCTGGATTGATCCCAAGACCCGCACCGGTGTCATGGAACCTGTCGGCACGCATCCTGATCACCGGGGGCAGGGCCTGGGCCGCATGGTCGTTCAGGAGGTCAATCGGCGGCTGGCCGAACGCGGGGCCGAACGAATCATCATTCGCACGCCGGAATCGAACGTGGGTGCGTGCCGACTCTACGCTTCCGCCGGATTCCAGAACATCGGATATATCTATGACTACAGCCGATGA
- a CDS encoding iron ABC transporter permease, producing MRSDVQQSEALTPAAPVAKSRWVWPRTFLLLLLLLSAIVFGTGLGSVNIAPGEVLGALWRGLASQFTGAELISNDVIVWQIRLPRVVMGVLVGASLSVCGGAFQGVFRNPLADPYLLGVASGSALGATLAIVLDWPRALIPVSALVVALLSVAVTLSLAREGRRFPPTRLILAGVVVGSVLSAATTALILRGEDRARQVLAYTLGDLGFSGWRDVLTVLPYAALGCGVLLLLARALDTLQLGDLTARSLGVPVERLRLIVVIAASVATAGAVAYVGIIGFIGLIVPHMVRLAFGASHRILLPLSALLGGALLVYADLLARTSPLSQVGIVTTLLGGPFFLWLLRREKEI from the coding sequence ATGAGAAGCGACGTGCAGCAGTCTGAGGCTCTGACCCCCGCCGCCCCGGTGGCGAAATCGCGCTGGGTCTGGCCTCGTACCTTTCTGCTGCTGCTCCTGCTGCTGTCAGCCATCGTGTTCGGCACCGGGCTGGGCAGCGTGAACATTGCGCCGGGCGAGGTGCTGGGGGCGCTGTGGCGCGGGCTTGCCAGTCAGTTCACTGGGGCGGAGCTGATCAGCAACGATGTGATCGTGTGGCAGATTCGCCTGCCGCGCGTGGTCATGGGCGTGCTGGTGGGGGCCAGCCTGTCGGTGTGCGGGGGCGCGTTTCAGGGTGTCTTCCGCAACCCGCTGGCCGATCCATACCTGCTGGGTGTGGCGAGCGGCTCGGCGCTGGGGGCGACGCTGGCGATTGTGCTGGACTGGCCGCGCGCCCTGATTCCGGTGTCGGCGCTGGTGGTGGCGCTGCTGTCCGTGGCCGTCACCCTGTCGCTGGCACGCGAGGGCCGCCGCTTTCCCCCCACCCGTCTGATTCTGGCCGGGGTGGTGGTGGGCAGTGTCCTGAGTGCGGCGACAACAGCCCTGATCCTGCGCGGCGAGGACCGCGCCCGGCAGGTGCTGGCCTATACCCTGGGCGATCTGGGCTTCAGCGGCTGGCGCGACGTGCTGACCGTGCTGCCTTACGCGGCGCTGGGCTGCGGCGTGCTGCTGCTGCTGGCCCGCGCGCTGGATACCCTGCAACTGGGTGACCTGACCGCCCGTTCGCTGGGCGTGCCGGTGGAACGGTTGCGCCTGATCGTGGTGATTGCCGCTAGTGTCGCCACGGCAGGGGCGGTGGCCTATGTAGGCATCATCGGTTTTATTGGACTGATCGTTCCACACATGGTCCGCCTCGCTTTCGGCGCAAGCCACCGCATTCTGCTGCCGCTTTCGGCTTTGCTGGGTGGCGCGCTGCTGGTCTATGCCGACTTGCTGGCCCGTACCTCGCCGCTGTCGCAGGTGGGCATTGTGACCACGCTGCTGGGCGGCCCGTTTTTCCTGTGGCTACTGCGCCGGGAGAAGGAGATATGA
- a CDS encoding peptide chain release factor 3, with amino-acid sequence MTTTEPNPTETQAAAPQPTEVHNAALDAEIARRRTFAIISHPDAGKTTITEKLLLYGGAILEAGSVTAKEGRAHTKSDWMSIEQQRGISISSSALTFEYEGRHINLLDTPGHQDFSEDTYRTLTAADSALMVLDAARGVQIQTEKLFAVCRNRHTPILTFVNKMDRPALDPFDLLQQLENVLQITAVPLTWPIGDGPDFKGVYDLQTGQVLAFERTSGGKHRAPMQTAGLDDPRLIGLVGADLAAKLKEDVELIEAAMPEFDAAAFLSGELTPVFFGSAMNNFGVEHFLSNFVELAPPPGPTETTLGERDPEAPFAGFIFKLQANMSKHHRDRTAFMRVMSGHFVRGMDVTHTRSGRKLRLSQAHTLFAQDREKVEEAFPGDIVGLVNPGVFQIGDVISLDAKVALPSFPRFTPETFATLALKDVGKRKAFMKGLTQLAEEGVVQTFFPTDGARDPYLGAVGPLQFEVFQARLQEEYGVDVEMNITGYQLVRWLAGDASSVARFARHVEDDQGRPVMLFRSKYDLEYTAEQHPEIEFLPLPKDLTRV; translated from the coding sequence ATGACCACCACCGAACCCAACCCGACGGAGACCCAGGCTGCCGCACCACAGCCCACCGAGGTCCATAATGCCGCGCTGGACGCCGAAATTGCCCGCCGCCGCACCTTTGCCATTATCTCTCACCCCGATGCAGGGAAAACCACCATTACCGAGAAGCTGCTCCTTTACGGCGGCGCGATTCTGGAAGCGGGGTCCGTGACCGCCAAGGAAGGCCGCGCGCACACCAAGTCCGACTGGATGAGCATCGAGCAGCAGCGCGGGATTTCCATTTCCAGCTCGGCGCTGACCTTTGAATACGAGGGGCGGCACATCAACCTGCTGGACACCCCCGGTCACCAGGATTTCAGTGAGGACACCTACCGCACCCTGACCGCCGCCGACAGCGCCCTGATGGTGCTGGACGCGGCGCGCGGCGTGCAGATCCAGACCGAGAAACTGTTCGCGGTGTGCCGCAACCGCCACACGCCGATCCTGACCTTCGTGAACAAGATGGACCGTCCGGCGCTGGACCCTTTTGACCTGCTTCAGCAACTGGAAAACGTCCTCCAGATCACGGCGGTTCCGCTGACGTGGCCTATCGGGGACGGCCCGGATTTCAAGGGCGTGTATGACCTCCAGACCGGGCAGGTGCTGGCCTTTGAGCGCACGTCCGGCGGCAAACACCGCGCCCCGATGCAGACGGCGGGCCTGGACGATCCGCGCCTGATCGGGCTGGTGGGCGCTGATCTGGCCGCCAAACTCAAGGAAGACGTGGAGCTGATTGAGGCGGCCATGCCCGAATTTGACGCGGCGGCCTTTCTGTCGGGCGAGCTGACCCCGGTGTTCTTCGGCAGCGCCATGAACAACTTTGGCGTGGAACATTTCCTGAGCAATTTCGTGGAACTTGCGCCCCCGCCCGGCCCCACCGAGACGACGCTGGGCGAGCGTGACCCCGAAGCGCCGTTTGCCGGATTCATCTTCAAGTTGCAGGCCAACATGAGCAAGCACCACCGGGACCGTACGGCCTTCATGCGCGTGATGAGCGGTCATTTCGTGCGCGGCATGGACGTGACCCACACCCGCAGCGGGCGCAAGCTGCGGCTTTCTCAGGCGCACACGCTGTTTGCCCAGGACCGCGAGAAGGTGGAGGAAGCGTTTCCCGGCGACATCGTGGGACTGGTTAACCCCGGCGTCTTTCAGATCGGGGATGTGATCAGCCTGGACGCCAAGGTGGCGCTGCCCAGCTTCCCGCGCTTCACGCCCGAAACGTTTGCCACGCTGGCGCTCAAGGACGTGGGCAAGCGCAAGGCGTTCATGAAGGGCCTGACCCAACTGGCCGAGGAAGGCGTGGTTCAGACCTTCTTTCCCACCGACGGCGCGCGTGATCCGTATCTGGGCGCGGTGGGTCCGCTGCAATTTGAGGTCTTTCAGGCCCGTTTGCAGGAGGAGTACGGCGTGGATGTGGAAATGAACATCACCGGCTATCAACTGGTGCGCTGGCTGGCCGGGGACGCCAGCAGCGTGGCGCGTTTCGCCCGCCATGTGGAGGACGATCAGGGCCGCCCGGTGATGCTGTTCCGCAGCAAATACGATCTGGAATACACCGCCGAACAGCACCCGGAAATTGAATTCCTGCCGCTGCCGAAGGATCTGACGCGGGTTTAG
- a CDS encoding ABC transporter substrate-binding protein: MKSILTLSLALASLAGATTYPLTLTDDLGRKVTLKAEPQRIVSMLPSDSETLCAIGACDKLVGVDDYSDYPQQVTRLPKMGGLYDPKIESIVGQRPDLVLVSKYGKIVESLAQAGITVIAVNPETYEEVFSKTLVLGKIVNREAQAKNLVTQMRRDIAKVEILTKNAVKKPTAYYEVDPTPYSIGPNSFMGVLLTKAGARNIIPASMGDFPKVDPEFIVKANPQFILGVDAKTAAARPGWSSMTAIKSGKALALPKGLDTIFSRPGPRMPQALAQMAKIIHPELFK, encoded by the coding sequence ATGAAATCAATTCTGACCCTTTCTCTTGCCCTCGCCAGCCTGGCTGGAGCCACCACTTACCCGCTAACCCTGACCGACGATCTGGGGCGCAAGGTGACCCTCAAGGCCGAGCCGCAACGCATCGTGAGCATGTTGCCCAGCGACTCCGAGACGCTGTGCGCCATCGGGGCCTGCGACAAGCTGGTGGGCGTGGACGACTACAGCGACTACCCGCAGCAGGTGACCAGACTGCCGAAAATGGGCGGCCTGTACGATCCCAAGATTGAAAGCATCGTGGGGCAGCGGCCCGATCTGGTGCTGGTCAGCAAGTACGGCAAGATCGTGGAATCGCTGGCCCAGGCCGGAATCACCGTGATCGCCGTGAACCCCGAAACTTACGAAGAAGTCTTCTCCAAAACGCTGGTGCTGGGCAAGATCGTCAACCGCGAGGCGCAGGCCAAGAATCTGGTGACGCAGATGCGGCGCGACATCGCCAAAGTTGAAATCCTGACCAAGAACGCGGTCAAAAAGCCCACCGCCTACTACGAGGTGGACCCCACGCCGTACAGCATCGGCCCCAACTCATTCATGGGCGTGCTGCTGACCAAAGCGGGCGCACGCAACATCATTCCCGCTAGCATGGGCGATTTTCCCAAGGTGGACCCGGAATTTATCGTCAAGGCCAACCCGCAGTTCATCCTGGGTGTGGACGCCAAAACCGCCGCCGCCCGCCCCGGCTGGAGCAGCATGACGGCCATCAAATCCGGCAAGGCTCTGGCGCTGCCTAAAGGGCTGGACACCATTTTCTCGCGCCCTGGCCCCCGCATGCCACAGGCGCTGGCACAGATGGCGAAGATCATCCATCCGGAACTGTTCAAGTAA
- a CDS encoding ABC transporter ATP-binding protein yields MRGVNARFDTSTFSAVIGPNGAGKSTLLRALLGLNKPQSGEVCLFGRPLQKWSRPERSRALAYLAQTEGLPDSTKVRDVVALGRGAGEWRFGLLPTRPWTDTDEAAVDSALDRTDTRRFEARKVAELSGGERQRVALARALAGEPRFLLLDEPTNHLDLAYALEVIRYLRCEVAGGLGVVAVLHDLNLAARADWLLLLHQGEVLAAGPPETVLTPGNLLAAYGVRARVVRDADRLLVIPED; encoded by the coding sequence GTGCGTGGCGTGAATGCCCGTTTTGATACTAGCACTTTCTCGGCGGTCATCGGTCCCAACGGCGCGGGCAAATCCACGCTGTTGCGGGCACTGCTGGGTCTGAATAAACCCCAATCTGGCGAGGTCTGCCTGTTCGGGCGTCCGCTGCAAAAGTGGAGCCGCCCCGAACGCTCGCGGGCGCTGGCGTATCTGGCCCAGACGGAAGGATTGCCCGATTCCACGAAGGTCCGTGACGTGGTGGCGCTGGGGCGCGGCGCAGGCGAGTGGCGCTTTGGCCTGCTGCCCACCCGCCCCTGGACCGATACTGACGAAGCGGCGGTGGACAGCGCCCTGGACCGCACCGACACCCGCCGTTTTGAAGCCCGCAAGGTGGCCGAACTCTCCGGCGGAGAGCGGCAGCGGGTGGCCCTGGCCCGCGCTCTGGCCGGAGAGCCGCGTTTCCTGCTGCTGGATGAACCCACCAACCACCTGGACCTCGCTTACGCCCTGGAAGTGATCCGTTACCTGCGCTGCGAGGTGGCGGGCGGTCTGGGCGTGGTGGCCGTGCTGCATGACCTGAATCTGGCGGCGCGGGCCGACTGGCTGCTGCTGCTGCATCAGGGGGAAGTGCTGGCGGCAGGACCGCCCGAAACCGTGCTGACGCCGGGGAACCTGCTGGCCGCGTACGGCGTCCGCGCAAGAGTGGTACGGGATGCAGACCGCCTGCTGGTCATCCCGGAGGATTAA
- a CDS encoding transcriptional regulator, which translates to MFPPESSSPQATSTTRSTARGEVERARLMSDVRDLVAILRGQPNELLPFEWVKHLAPQGEHSLGVQAIEVAHIIGSVDRYREFDRHYLPKEKHLDERWIGVRSAQLQGKELPPIQVYKVGELYFVKDGNHRVSVARRQGQAYIDAHVIELNVTVPPEESDTLTDLIIKGEYAQFLRATGLDVLVPGHREILFTTPGRYDKLLEHIRTRQYFLDRKPERAGLPPVTWEEAVVSWYERLYLRIVDNLDLHHVMFRFPGRTEADLYLWTMDHRYFLTQKYGHDVGSEEAARDFGKRHSPPAYKRLGQRMQLLLRGKLDSAM; encoded by the coding sequence ATGTTTCCCCCAGAATCCAGTTCACCGCAGGCCACGTCCACGACCCGCAGCACGGCGCGCGGTGAGGTGGAACGCGCCCGATTGATGAGCGATGTCCGCGATCTGGTCGCCATTTTGCGCGGCCAGCCCAACGAGCTGCTGCCCTTCGAGTGGGTCAAGCATCTGGCCCCGCAAGGCGAACACAGCCTGGGGGTGCAGGCCATCGAGGTGGCCCACATCATCGGCTCGGTGGACCGGTACCGCGAATTTGACCGCCATTATCTGCCCAAGGAAAAGCATCTGGACGAGCGCTGGATCGGCGTCCGCAGCGCGCAGCTTCAGGGCAAGGAACTGCCGCCCATTCAGGTGTACAAGGTGGGAGAGTTGTACTTCGTCAAGGATGGTAATCACCGCGTTTCGGTGGCCCGCCGTCAGGGGCAGGCGTACATTGACGCGCATGTGATTGAGCTGAACGTGACCGTGCCGCCGGAGGAAAGCGACACCCTGACGGACTTGATCATCAAGGGAGAGTACGCGCAGTTTCTGCGGGCCACGGGTCTGGACGTGCTGGTGCCGGGCCACCGCGAGATTCTGTTCACCACGCCGGGGCGCTACGACAAGCTGCTGGAACACATCCGCACCCGCCAGTATTTTCTGGACCGCAAGCCGGAGCGCGCCGGACTGCCGCCCGTGACCTGGGAGGAAGCGGTGGTCAGTTGGTATGAACGACTGTACCTGCGGATCGTGGACAACCTGGACCTGCACCACGTCATGTTCCGTTTTCCGGGCCGCACCGAGGCGGACCTGTACCTATGGACCATGGACCACAGGTACTTTCTGACCCAGAAGTACGGCCATGACGTGGGCAGCGAGGAAGCCGCCCGCGACTTCGGCAAACGCCACTCGCCCCCGGCCTACAAACGCCTGGGCCAGCGCATGCAACTGCTGCTGCGGGGCAAGCTGGATTCGGCGATGTGA
- a CDS encoding CCA tRNA nucleotidyltransferase translates to MFRRRPPLPPFPPGGLLVGGAARDWLRGVAPKDYDWAVPDPAQAARAMADTLGGSAFPLDEERGYWRLHLDGEAHHDFVPLPTDVNDDLLRRDFTVNALAVTEAKKVLDPAGGQADLKAQRLRMVSAANMRADPLRAWRAARLELTLGFKLEPETEAVVREVATELTNGTLKIPAAERIRDELHALLLHPDAAHGLKRLEDLGLLALTLPELREGMGLTQGGFHHLDVFEHGLEALHQLLARLPDAPLPLRWAALLHDVGKPRSHTVNPETGRTHFYGHDKLGAALTTQMLTRLKLPAGDIKHIAGLVEAHMVPLPAGEKEARRFVHRRRDLLPDLLWVMLADREAARGPSSSEASRHAYAMAMGRVLEALEVQPAPPRPLLTGADVMALLGIPPGPRIGEVLRTLNEAVALGEVMDEAEARAFVIGTTSKVSE, encoded by the coding sequence ATGTTCCGCCGCCGCCCGCCGCTCCCCCCCTTTCCCCCTGGTGGTCTGCTGGTGGGCGGCGCGGCGCGTGACTGGCTACGCGGCGTGGCCCCGAAGGATTACGACTGGGCGGTACCGGACCCGGCGCAGGCGGCGCGGGCGATGGCCGACACGCTGGGCGGCTCGGCCTTCCCGCTGGATGAGGAACGCGGGTACTGGCGGCTGCATCTGGACGGCGAAGCGCACCACGACTTCGTGCCGCTGCCCACCGACGTGAATGACGATCTGCTGCGGCGGGATTTCACCGTGAATGCGCTGGCAGTAACAGAGGCCAAAAAGGTCTTAGACCCGGCAGGTGGACAGGCCGATCTGAAGGCGCAACGGCTGCGAATGGTCAGTGCAGCCAACATGCGGGCCGATCCATTGCGGGCGTGGCGGGCGGCGCGACTGGAGCTGACGCTGGGTTTTAAGCTGGAGCCTGAGACTGAGGCGGTGGTACGGGAGGTGGCAACGGAGCTGACGAACGGCACGCTGAAGATACCCGCTGCCGAACGCATCCGCGACGAGTTGCACGCCCTGTTGCTGCACCCGGACGCCGCGCATGGCTTAAAACGCCTCGAAGACCTGGGACTGCTGGCCCTGACCCTCCCCGAATTGCGCGAGGGCATGGGGTTGACGCAGGGCGGCTTTCACCATCTGGACGTGTTCGAGCATGGGCTGGAGGCACTGCACCAGCTTCTGGCCCGCCTGCCGGACGCGCCGCTGCCTCTGCGCTGGGCCGCCCTGCTGCATGACGTGGGCAAACCCCGCTCCCACACAGTTAATCCTGAAACAGGACGCACCCATTTCTACGGTCACGACAAGCTGGGCGCGGCACTGACCACGCAGATGCTGACCCGCCTCAAGCTGCCCGCAGGCGACATCAAGCACATTGCAGGGTTGGTGGAGGCCCACATGGTCCCGCTGCCCGCCGGGGAAAAGGAGGCGCGGCGTTTCGTCCACCGCCGCCGCGATCTGCTGCCAGACCTGCTGTGGGTGATGCTGGCAGACCGCGAAGCTGCGCGTGGGCCGAGCAGTTCCGAGGCCAGCCGTCATGCCTACGCCATGGCGATGGGCCGGGTGCTGGAGGCGCTGGAAGTGCAACCTGCGCCTCCCAGGCCGCTGTTGACAGGCGCGGACGTGATGGCACTGCTGGGCATTCCACCCGGCCCCCGCATTGGCGAGGTGCTGCGGACGCTAAACGAGGCTGTGGCACTGGGCGAGGTTATGGATGAGGCCGAGGCGCGGGCGTTTGTGATCGGCACGACCAGTAAGGTCAGTGAGTAA
- a CDS encoding GNAT family N-acetyltransferase, with amino-acid sequence MTAVPPLTPALIERLEAAIRQKGWDALRRASDLAGNPYGITLFGRDGLWASMVRALPELPWYNTVSRLTEDRLTELNEVLSVYQSERIAPRLSVWATHLTPTLGAALFDRGFIPIGVGVTLYAAAEAPPARTFAGIQIRELSPDEDTAAFNAMLLAGYGFTDPAQQALAVLENEELDVRRYLALVDGQPAAVASLCVRDDVAYLTGAATLPQFRGRGAQAALIHRRLSAIAADCELATVTTAFASGSQRNLERHGFRVAQLKTFWSERKSLP; translated from the coding sequence TTGACGGCTGTACCGCCGCTCACGCCAGCGCTGATCGAGCGCCTGGAGGCGGCAATTCGCCAGAAGGGCTGGGACGCACTGCGCCGGGCCTCCGATCTGGCCGGGAATCCCTATGGCATCACCCTGTTCGGGCGAGACGGGTTGTGGGCCTCGATGGTGCGCGCCCTGCCGGAGTTGCCCTGGTACAACACAGTCTCCAGGCTGACCGAGGACCGACTGACTGAGCTGAACGAGGTGCTGTCCGTATATCAGTCTGAACGGATTGCCCCTCGCCTCAGTGTCTGGGCGACGCACCTGACGCCGACTCTGGGGGCCGCGCTGTTTGACCGGGGATTCATACCCATCGGCGTGGGCGTGACGCTCTACGCAGCGGCAGAGGCTCCCCCGGCCCGGACCTTTGCAGGCATCCAGATCCGCGAACTGTCGCCGGACGAGGACACGGCGGCTTTCAATGCTATGCTGCTGGCAGGCTATGGATTCACGGACCCGGCACAGCAGGCTCTGGCGGTTCTCGAAAACGAGGAGCTAGACGTACGCCGTTACCTGGCCCTCGTGGACGGACAGCCCGCCGCCGTCGCCAGCCTGTGCGTGCGAGATGATGTGGCTTACCTTACTGGGGCCGCCACCCTGCCCCAGTTTCGTGGGCGGGGCGCTCAGGCCGCACTAATCCACCGTCGCCTGAGCGCCATAGCGGCAGACTGCGAACTCGCCACCGTCACGACGGCTTTTGCTTCAGGCAGTCAGCGCAATCTGGAGCGGCACGGTTTCCGGGTGGCCCAGCTCAAGACCTTCTGGAGCGAGCGCAAGAGCTTGCCGTAA
- a CDS encoding (2Fe-2S) ferredoxin domain-containing protein, which yields MAPKYFKTSGHILVCQGPNCQVRGSVLLYKALWKHLESASLAYYKTGGSIRLSESGCLGSCSYGPSLCVYRQTQEGLEEGWFAAVDFPQAARLAQAVHDGSALPEEGKYGPE from the coding sequence ATGGCTCCAAAGTATTTCAAAACTTCCGGTCACATCCTGGTCTGCCAGGGGCCGAACTGTCAGGTACGTGGCTCGGTGCTGTTGTACAAGGCGCTGTGGAAGCATCTGGAAAGTGCCTCGCTGGCCTATTACAAGACGGGCGGCAGCATTCGCCTGAGCGAGAGCGGTTGCCTGGGTTCGTGCAGCTATGGCCCCAGCCTGTGCGTCTACCGTCAGACGCAGGAGGGGCTGGAGGAAGGCTGGTTCGCGGCGGTGGACTTTCCGCAGGCGGCGCGGCTTGCCCAGGCCGTGCATGACGGAAGCGCGCTGCCGGAAGAGGGAAAGTACGGGCCGGAGTAG
- a CDS encoding type II toxin-antitoxin system VapC family toxin yields the protein MSTALDTNILLALWNSEPAAPQLGAALDHLKTQGRVLICGAVYAELCGLRPDLDAVLETFGIRVDPEMSLMAWNRAGVAHSAHSKRRQASGGGLPRRILTDFLVGAHASIGGHSLLTLNTADFGDFPEVPLLTVL from the coding sequence TTGAGTACTGCTCTGGATACTAATATTCTTCTGGCCTTATGGAATAGCGAACCCGCCGCGCCCCAACTGGGGGCAGCGCTTGACCACTTAAAAACACAGGGGCGCGTGCTGATCTGCGGCGCAGTCTATGCCGAACTGTGTGGTTTGCGCCCTGATCTGGACGCCGTGCTGGAAACGTTCGGAATCCGCGTTGACCCGGAGATGTCCCTGATGGCCTGGAACCGGGCTGGTGTGGCCCACTCCGCTCATAGCAAACGCAGACAGGCAAGTGGCGGCGGCCTGCCCCGGCGCATCCTGACTGATTTTCTCGTGGGCGCACACGCCAGTATTGGCGGCCACTCGCTGCTCACCCTCAACACGGCTGACTTCGGCGACTTCCCGGAAGTGCCGCTCCTGACCGTGCTTTGA